In Apium graveolens cultivar Ventura chromosome 10, ASM990537v1, whole genome shotgun sequence, the following are encoded in one genomic region:
- the LOC141691601 gene encoding uncharacterized protein LOC141691601 — MRMGQDIVDDEDISLDSSDFMNHVQGENEPLYPGCESFTKMRALVKLYNLKAKHGISDKCFSDVLLLLASMLPKGNSMPSSFGEAKKTLCTLGMDYEKIHVCPNDCLLYRGERDEDETICRICGASRWKLNKKGEELEGIPAKVLWYFPLIPRLRNLFNTAQIAKDMTWHKTERQNDGKIRHPADSKTWKDVDQRWPEFAAEARNLRLALSSDGFNPFHGPGSDHSTWTVLLSIYNLPPWLCMKRKYIMLSLLTFGPNQPGNDIDVYLQPLIEDLQKFWHGKQVYDAFKKESFILRGILLWTISDYPALGNLSGNIIKGYNACVVCVDKTKATRLATYKKTVVMRHRRWLPRNHPYRRQKSAFDNTMEKLSEPIPLTGEEVLERVLPLADHVYGKTQNQPRWKKGEPRPIWKKMSIFFQLEYWKFLPVRHTLEKNICEALTGTLLNIPGKTKDRESVRIDMAEMGIRMELRPKNSGKKEKLPMASWNLLHKEKKIVCSSLIGMKLPDGFCSNLKGIVSMDTLRLVGMKSHDCHTMLHHLLPIALWSVLQKQVRCTIIRFCLFFKAICSKVIEVDKLEKMQSQLVETLCQLEKHFPPSLFDVMIHLSVHLVREVELCGPIFLCWMYPFERYMKTFKGYVRNRAHPEGCIAEAYIAEEAVECLVNFEEPTVGLPGRDKNKEKYRPLSGATMIKPGIKDLHQAHLCLLQNSNELTPYFNEHMAFLVARYPLHENDEEWLKNKQNETFPNWFQKKISSELLDVKSMVSKEVMWLAEGPKKYVPTFSGYKVNGVTYSTKDRDDTR; from the exons ATGAGAATGGGGCAGGATATTGTCGATGATGAGGATATTTCGTTAGATTCTTCTGATTTTATGAATCATGTTCAAGGTGAAAATGAACCACTTTATCCTGGATGCGAGAGTTTTACAAAAATGAGAGCTTTAGTCAAGTTGTATAATTTAAAAGCAAAACATGGTATTTCTGATAAATGCTTTTCCGATGTCCTTCTTTTGCTTGCATCAATGCTTCCGAAAGGCAACAGTATGCCTTCATCTTTTGGTGAAGCCAAGAAAACTTTATGTACTTTAGGCATGGATTATGAAAAAATACATGTGTGTCCGAATGATTGTCTCTTATACCGCGGTGAGAGGGACGAAGATGAGACGATTTGCCGAATATGTGGGGCATCTAGATGGAAGTTAAACAAGAAAGGAGAAGAATTGGAAGGGATCCCTGCTAAGGTTCTATGGTACTTTCCATTGATACCAAGATTGAGAAATTTGTTCAATACAGCTCAGATTGCGAAGGATATGACTTGGCATAAAACCGAGCGACAAAATGATGGTAAAATTAGACATCCGGCTGACTCAAAGACATGGAAGGATGTCGATCAAAGGTGGCCTGAGTTTGCTGCAGAGGCTAGGAACCTTCGGTTAGCTTTATCCTCCGATGGATTTAATCCTTTCCATGGACCAGGAAGTGATCACTCAACATGGACTGTGTTGCTTTCAATTTACAacctcccaccttggctttgtatGAAGAGAAAGTACATTATGCTAAGTCTATTGACATTCGGACCAAATCAGCCTGGAAATGATATTGATGTATACCTTCAACCACTTATAGAAGATTTGCAGAAATTCTGGCATGGGAAACAAGTTTATGATGCATTTAAGAAAGAGTCTTTCATACTAAGAGGAATTTTATTGTGGACAATTAGTGATTATCCAGCCTTAGGAAACTTGTCGGGTAACATCATTAAAGGATATAATGCTTGTGTAGTTTGTGTTGATAAAACAAAAGCTACCAGGTTGGCTACTTACAAAAAGACGGTGGTTATGAGACATCGTAGATGGCTGCCCAGAAATCATCCATATCGAAGGCAAAAATCAGCCTTTGATAACACCATGGAGAAGTTATCAGAACCTATTCCTTTAACTGGAGAGGAGGTGTTAGAAAGGGTACTACCACTAGCGGACCATGTTTATGGTAAGACACAAAACCAACCTCGGTGGAAAAAAGGGGAACCTCGACCAATTTGGAAAAAGATGTCTATATTTTTTCAGCTTGAGTACTGGAAGTTTTTGCCAGTTCGCCATACCCTCGAAAAAAATATATGCGAGGCTTTAACCGGTACATTGCTAAATATTCCCGGGAAGACAAAAGATAGAGAATCTGTTCGTATTGATATGGCTGAAATGGGAATAAGAATGGAGCTGAGACCaaaaaattctggaaaaaaaGAGAAGTTACCGATGGCATCTTGGAACTTATTGCATAAAGAAAAAAAGATTGTCTGCTCGTCCTTGATTGGCATGAAGTTACCTGATGGTTTTTGTTCGAACCTTAAGGGTATAGTATCAATGGACACTCTGCGACTTGTTGGAATGAAATCTCACGACTGTCACACAATGTTACATCACTTGCTCCCCATCGCACTTTGGTCAGTACTTCAAAAACAGGTCAGGTGCACTATTATCAGGTTTTGCCTTTTTTTCAAGGCAATTTGTAGTAAAGTCATTGAGGTCGATAAATTAGAAAAAATGCAGTCTCAATTGGTGGAGACCTTATGCCAGCTAGAAAAGCACTTCCCCCCTTCCTTGTTTGATGTAATGATCCATCTCTCAGTTCATCTTGTAAGAGAAGTTGAGCTTTGTGGTCCTATCTTCCTATGTTGGATGTATCCTTTCGAGAGATATATGAAGACGTTCAAGGGATATGTTCGAAACAGGGCTCATCCGGAAGGTTGCATCGCTGAGGCCTATATTGCAGAAGAGGCGGTTGAGTGTTTAGTTAATTTTGAAGAACCAACAGTTGGGTTACCGGGAAGGGATAAGAACAAGGAGAAATACAGACCCTTATCTGGTGCAACAATGATAAAGCCGGGCATCAAGGATTTGCACCAAGCACATCTGTGTCTTCTTCAAAACAGTAATGAATTGACCCCATATTTCAA TGAACATATGGCCTTCTTGGTGGCAAGATATCCATTACATGAAAATGATGAAGAATGGCTTAAGAACAAGCAAAATGAAACATTCCCTAATTGGTTTCAAAAGAAG ATTTCGTCAGAATTGCTTGATGTGAAAAGTATGGTATCTAAGGAGGTAATGTGGCTTGCAGAAGGGCCTAAAAAGTATGTCCCTACATTCAGTGGCTACAAAGTCAATGGTGTTACCTACAGCACAAAAGATCGTGATGATACGCGATAA